Proteins from a genomic interval of Trichoderma breve strain T069 chromosome 2, whole genome shotgun sequence:
- a CDS encoding surfeit locus protein 6 domain-containing protein produces MADSSLQDRLRDHAKAFDGLLSLIPAKMYYGEDTSDQWKKEKQTKQEAAAARRAKLDPDSALNRNAKEVMEERAKNKRKLRQMEQDENEPEEEDYEPVNGVEAEKPLEGLKKKNPETPQKKPNANGDADAESDGEGEGEAQDSKDTPKLSKKEAKLAAKREKKAEKKAEKKTKQESGEAATPAKAPAKTPVPKIAAETASTPASKKQKNKKAGKDTATPSKPQSTPSKSQEADVNHNDKADEIMQDQREDDGSAVSAPDSEPHSPTFDSTETPNGQPASGELASTTTSVSSVASSEKPKHIKIPADTTALRARLAAKIEALRAARKADGTNGKPIRTRQELIEARRAKEAQRKAHKKELRTLAKEEEKRKREEALASNSPGVMSPNISLDDASGGFSFGRVAFGDGSQMSHDLGYFLNRGKKKGPSDPKTALLKVQHEKKRIEELGEEKRQDIEEKETWLNARRRAEGEKIHDDEALLKKAVKRKEVAKKKSEKAWKERATGVAQAQHAKQKKREENIKQRREDKLLRRSGKKKKGGATKKKGGRPGFEGSFGVGGKRK; encoded by the exons ATGGCGGATTCATCACTGCAG GATCGCCTGCGCGATCATGCCAAGGCATTCGATGGCTTGCTGAGTCTGATTCCAGCCAAGATGTACTATGGCGAAGACACAAGC GATCAatggaaaaaggagaagcagacAAAGCAGGAGGCAGCAGCCGCCCGGCGAGCCAAGCTGGATCCCGATAGCGCCCTGAACCGCAACGCCAAAGAAGTCATGGAAGAGCGAGCCAAAAACAAGCGGAAGCTGCGGCAGATGGAGCAAGATGAGAATGAGCCTGAGGAGGAAGACTATGAGCCCGTCAATGGTGTCGAGGCTGAGAAGCCCCTCGAGggtctgaagaagaagaacccaGAGACTCCTCAGAAAAAGCCCAATGCCAACGGTGACGCGGATGCTGAGAGTGacggtgaaggtgaaggtgaagcaCAAGATTCCAAGGACACGCCAAAGCTATcaaaaaaggaagcaaaGCTAGCTGCAAagcgagaaaagaaggctgagaagaaggccgagaagaagacaaagcaGGAGTCAGGCGAAGCAGCAACTCCGGCCAAGGCTCCAGCCAAAACCCCAGTACCCAAGATTGCTGCCGAGACTGCTAGCACGCCTGCgtcaaagaagcagaaaaacaagaagGCGGGAAAGGATACCGCCACTCCATCAAAACCTCAGTCGACCCCCTCAAAATCACAAGAAGCTGATGTCAACCACAATGACAAAGCCGATGAAATCATGCAAGATCAG agagaagatgacggcaGCGCTGTATCTGCACCCGACTCCGAACCCCACTCTCCAACCTTTGACTCAACCGAAACCCCTAACGGCCAGCCTGCATCAGGAGAGCTCGCCAGCACAACCACATCCGTCTCCTCAGTTGCCTCATCAGAAAAGCCCAAGCACATCAAGATTCCTGCAGATACCACCGCTCTAAGAGCCCGTCTTGCTGCCAAGATTGAGGCTCTCCGTGCCGCCAGAAAAGCCGACGGAACGAATGGCAAGCCCATTCGCACGAGACAAGAACTCATCGAGgcgagaagagcaaaggagGCACAGCGCAAAGCACACAAGAAGGAGCTAAGAACGCTggcgaaggaggaggagaagaggaaacgCGAAGAGGCACTGGCGTCCAACTCGCCCGGTGTTATGAGCCCCAACATTAGCCTCGACGATGCATCAGGGGGCTTCAGCTTTGGACGTGTGGCATTTGGAGATGGCTCGCAAATGTCTCATGACCTTGGCTATTTCCTCAATaggggcaagaagaagggcccCTCAGATCCCAAGACGGCGCTTCTCAAGGTACAGcacgagaagaagcgcatAGAAGAACTCGGCGAGGAGAAACGCCAGGACatcgaggagaaggagaccTGGCTGAATGCTCGCCGCCGTGCGGAGGGCGAGAAGATccacgacgacgaggccCTGCTCAAGAAAGCCGTCAAGCGCAAGGaggtggccaagaagaagagcgaaaagGCATGGAAGGAGAGAGCCACTGGCGTCGCCCAGGCCCAGCACgcgaagcaaaagaagcgcGAGGAGAACATCAAGCAGCGACGCGAGGACAAGCTCCTACGCCGGtcgggcaagaagaagaagggcggcgccacgaagaagaagggtggACGACCCGGCTTCGAAGGAAGCTTTGGAGTTGGCGGGAAGCGCAAGTAA
- a CDS encoding casein kinase substrate phosphoprotein PP28 domain-containing protein, with translation MPGAPGASSRGRGGKFRKFTRGGGKHFSRNLQPLDSEGNAVSMWGEDAQRNEDEEDSEEESEEESEEEEEAGQAAAPASGEANREDRKAQKKARKEAAIAKQKNRIVEVGDLPSSDDEESDAELPANPNHSSSARKQATKGADVEAITEGVKKLPASRREREAAEAAAAKERYMKLHAEGKTDEAKADIARLKVIRAQREADAARRRAEQEEKEEREKERKAEIEAREAKLRALAAGPSKKTTKKK, from the exons ATGCCTGGTGCTCCTGGAGCAAGCTCGCGCGGCCGTGGTGGCAAGTTCAGAAAGTTCACCAGAGGAG GTGGCAAGCACTTCTCGCGCAATCTCCAACCTCTCGACTCCGAAGGCAATGCGGTGAGCATGTGGGGCGAGGACGCCCAGCGTaacgaagacgaggaagattCCGAAGAAGAATCTGAGGAGGAAtccgaagaggaggaggaggccggCCAGGCCGCAGCTCCAGCCAGCGGCGAGGCCAACCGCGAGGACCGAAAAGCCCAAAAGAAGGCTCGGAAAGAGGCTGCCATagccaagcagaagaacCGCATAGTCGAAGTCGGCGATCTGCCTTCttcagacgacgaggagagcgATGCGGAATTGCCCGCCAACCCGAACCACTCTTCATCAGCCCGCAAGCAGGCGACCAAGGGCGCAGATGTCGAAGCGATTACCGAgggcgtcaagaagctgcccgCCAGTCGACGCGAGAGGGAAGCCGCCGaggcagctgctgcaaaggAGAGATATATGAAGCTGCACGCTGAGGGAAAGAcggacgaggccaaggcggaTATTGCCCGTCTCAAGGTCATCCGTGCACAGCGtgaggctgatgctgctaGAAGAAGG gctgaacaagaagagaaagaagagcgagagaaggAGCGGAAAGCTGAAATTGAAGCCAGAGAGGCCAAGCTGCGAGCACTTGCTGCTGGCCCAAGCAAGAAaacgacgaagaagaaatga
- a CDS encoding coenzyme A transferase domain-containing protein has translation MPSTALRLRTLGAFARHATNPTAVLSRSFSATARRAEINKVLPSATEAIKDLKANSTLLCGGFGLCGVPDTLIDEVLKRPDVTGLTAVSNNAGTDSSGLGKLLKTKQVKKMIASYIGENKTFETMYLTGEVELELTPQGTLAERCAAGGKGIPAFYTPAAFGTVVQTGDLPLKNKPDGSPDVYSYPKDVKVFNGKPYLLEESIAGDYAFVKAYKADKLGNCQFRLAANNFNGAMGRNAKITIVEAEHIVEPGEIPPEAIHLPGIYVKRVIQSTAEKNIEKYTWAKDDADADSKAVLGTGETAAKRERIVKRAAKEFKNGMYANLGIGMPMLAPGFVGPEVEVQLQSENGILGLGPYPKKGLEDADLINAGKETVTLKPGAAVFGSEESFGMIRSGRINLTILGAMQVSGTGDLANWMLPGKVKGFGGAMDLVSNPSATKVVVTMEHTDKKGNPKIVKQCAFPLTGRACVSRIITELGVFDVDFAHGLTLIEIADGVTVDEIKSKTEAPFRVADDLKPML, from the exons ATGCCATCCACAGCTCTGCGCCTGCGGACCCTCGGGGCCTTTGCGCGCCATGCGACAAAC CCCACTGCCGTCTTGTCTAGATCATTTTCTGCCACCGCCCGCCGAGCTGAGATCAACAAGGTGCTGCCCTCCGCCACCGAGGCGATCAAGGACCTCAAGGCCAACTCAACTCTCCTGTGTGGTGGATTTGGTCTCTGCGGTGTTCCCGATACTCTAATTGACGAGGTCCTCAAGAGGCCAGATGTTACTGGTCTGACGGCTGTGTCGAACAATGCCGGCACCGATAGCTCCGGTCTGGGCAAGCTTCTCAAGACAAAgcaggtgaagaagatgattgcTAGCTACATTGGCGAAAACAAAACGTTCGAGACAATGTACCTGactggagaagttgagctgGAATTGACTCCCCAGGGCACACTGGCCGAGCGATGTGCAGCCGGTGGCAAGGGCATTCCTGCTTTCTACACTCCCGCAGCCTTTGGTACTGTCGTCCAGACCGGCGACCTGCCACTCAAGAACAAGCCCGACGGCTCACCGGATGTGTACTCTTACCCCAAGGACGTCAAGGTCTTCAACGGCAAGCCATACCTGCTCGAAGAGAGCATTGCTGGAGACTATGCCTTTGTCAAGGCTTACAAGGCCGATAAGCTCGGAAACTGCCAGTTCCGTCTCGCCGCTAACAACTTCAATGGTGCCATGGGTCGCAACGCAAAGATCACCATTGTCGAAGCTGAACACATTGTCGAGCCCGGCGAGATTCCTCCCGAGGCCATTCACCTGCCCGGTATCTACGTCAAGCGCGTTATCCAGAGCACAGCCGAGAAGAACATTGAGAAATACACCTGGGCCAAGgacgatgctgatgccgacTCCAAGGCCGTCCTAGGAACAGGCGAAACTGCAGCCAAGCGAGAGCGAATTGTGAAGCGAGCTGCCAAGGAATTCAAGAACGGCATGTATGCTAACTTGGGCATTGGCATGCCCATGCTTGCTCCCGGCTTTGTCGGTCCCGAGGTCGAGGTCCAGCTGCAGTCCGAGAACGgtatccttggccttggccccTACCCCAAGAAGGGCCTGGAAGACGCCGATTTGATCAATGCTGGAAAGGAGACGGTCACTCTCAAGCCTGGAGCCGCAGTCTTTGGCAGTGAAGAGAGTTTTGGCATGATTCGCAGCGGCAGAATCAACCTGACCATCCTCGGTGCCATGCAAGTCAGCGGAACTGGTGACCTGGCCAACTGGATGCTGCCaggcaaggtcaagggctTCGGCGGTGCCATGGATCTTGTGAGCAATCCTAGTGCCACCAAGGTTGTGGTTACCATGGAGCATACCGACAAGAAGGGCAACCCCAAGATTGTCAAGCAGTGTGCATTCCCACTGACTGGCCGCGCGTGCGTTTCTCGAATCATCACCGAGCTG GGTGTTTTCGACGTCGATTTTGCCCATGGCCTAACTCTCATCGAGATCGCGGACGGAGTCACGGTAGACGAGATCAAGAGCAAGACGGAGGCTCCGTTCAGAGTCGCCGACGACCTGAAGCCGATGCTATAG
- a CDS encoding aldo/keto reductase family domain-containing protein, whose amino-acid sequence MSLGRTVLLNTGHKFPTLGYGTWQSAPGVVGQGVYEALKIGYRHLDLAKIYENQVEVGKGIKKALAEIPGLKREDIFITSKLWNNSHRPQDVEPALDDTLEELGLDYLDLYLVHWPVAFAPGKELIPKSASGVILLDNEVSICQTWKAMTQLPKSKVRSIGVSNFAIEHLEAIIKDSGIVPAVNQIERHPRIPNPPLINYCKEKGIVITAYSAFGNNFFGLPLLVNVPEVKAIAERLSKVQGKTVTPAQVILAWSQLDGHTVIPKSVTPERILENFQEVGLDDQAIRDLDKFGETPQRLNLPGCEWNINIFGDEKESKTTNQIIVNA is encoded by the exons ATGTCTCTCGGACGCACCGTTCTCCTCAACACCGGCCACAAGTTCCCAACTCTGGGTTACGGCACTTGGCAGTCTGCCCCTGGTGTCGTTGGCCAAGGTGTTTACGAGGCCCTCAAGATTGGCTATAGACATCTTGATCTCGCCAAGATCTACGAGAACCAAGTCGAGGTCGGAAAGGGAATCAAGAAGGCCCTTGCAGAAATCCCTGGCCTAAAGCGTGAAGATATCTTCATTACTAGCAAGCTGTGGAACAACAGCCATCGGCCGCAAGATGTCGAGCCTGCGCTTGACGATACCCTTGAGGAGCTTGGACTTGATTACTTGGAT CTCTACCTCGTACACTGGCCAGTTGCTTTTGCCCCAGGCAAGGAACTCATTCCCAAATCTGCAAGCGGCGTAATCCTCCTCGACAATGAAGTTTCAATTTGCCAGACATGGAAGG CCATGACTCAGCTACCGAAGAGCAAGGTTCGCTCAATTGGTGTCTCAAACTTTGCAATTGAGCAC TTGGAGGCAATCATCAAAGACTCGGGCATTGTTCCTGCTGTCAACCAAATTGAGAGACACCCTCGTATCCCCAACCCTCCTCTGATCAACTACTGCAAGGAAAagggcatcgtcatcacAGCGTATTCCGCATTTGGAAACAATTTCTTCGGCCTGCCGTTGCTCGTCAACGTCCCAGaggtcaaggccatcgcAGAGCGTCTCTCCAAGGTCCAGGGCAAGACCGTCACTCCAGCACAAGTCATTCTCGCCTGGTCTCAGCTTGACGGCCACACCGTCATCCCCAAATCGGTCACACCGGAGCGTATCTTGGAAAACTTTCAGGAAGTCGGACTTGATGACCAAGCTATCCGAGACCTCGACAAGTTTGGTGAAACCCCACAACGACTCAACCTTCCCGGATGCGAGT GGAATATCAACATCTTCGGAGATGAGAAGGAAAGCAAAACCACGAATCAGATCATCGTAAACGCGTAA
- a CDS encoding nrap protein nucleotidyltransferase domain 4 domain-containing protein, whose product MESSSKRRKIGHEGGIRHSGLIDFESRNTARVNAASTFVLQTDELLKEAKPNYEKALHGVDGQLHRLKSIIDSIEPHDPRPISEATIKFEKEHRIVIPFPDPKPAKDAPYKVSYAPPSQCNVVGSYVSRTMIKTQSEFGIDMVVQMPASLFQEKDYTNMRYFYRRAYYISYIAARVRKEFADDMDLSFENLNENPLLPIVVLRPKASNDGSDEREAKKKAKKSSYTIKLIPCAPDDLFPWSKVTPKSNNNRLGEVDEKKAAQQATPFYNSTLNAERTFIPYLRLLTHIKKECPAFPDACILGRTWLQQRGFGSAISQGGFGHFEWAAMIALLLQTGGRNGQAALSTSLSSTELFKAALQFLSTTDLSKKPYTFGSSSVSVDTVREAGPVMFDPVRQLNLLFKMTPWSASLLQTYARSTTDLLADVMADKFDPTFIIKADVPFQTFDVIFEIQSSDVAKFSETADRRGAVTNFCLEAYKHLKRAYGDRAQLVQFQLPQRGHWSLSKPPAKEVLRVLVGVIFDPAHMPRQMEFGPPAEEQKEAAKFRQFWGDKAELRRFKDGSILECVEWSSKLPLQICEEITHYTLQRHLKISKDQVTTIGGAFSSIISLSHLDKSAFDSARQAFQDFERDIRNLEELPLHIRQLSPTSSSARYASIEPPLVGYHKGSIELMDVNLYFEASSKWPENLTAIQEAKVEFLLDIDRRLRKANEKISTYLGRENKELGIENLAFLDIIYENGAAYRLRIHCDLEEKLLERQVKNKTLEPRVREEAEEAFVKLNWLYNTLPLHTQTIATFCTRFPPLSSTIRLVKHWFNCHKLTGHIREELIELFVLHAFLQPYPWKQPSSVVTGLLRTLFFLSKWDWRDEALIVDTGEDLSEDDRSSLHHELQTWRKRDPNMNDKVMCVATSHDQSGLAYTRNGPSKLVASRMTHLAKAACKLVREKGIRLDPSLLFETALQDYDVLFHLSSKAIKSIVRETAVESGGRKQSQFKNLDALTASVPLPIRAHPTDVFIEELERVYEDTLLFFKGSADDSVVAALWNPRLQKQKFRAGLPYNFHSIKGDGDQVELNRKAVLLEIARAGGEMIKKIELADEDE is encoded by the exons ATGGAATCAAGCTCGAAGCGCCGCAAGATTGGCCATGAGGGCGGAATCCGACATTCTGGTCTTATCGACTTTGAGTCGCGAAACACGGCCCGCGTCAACGCTGCTAGCACCTTTGTCCTGCAGACggatgagctgctgaaggagGCCAAGCCGAACTACGAAAAGGCACtccatggtgttgatggccAATTGCACCGACTTAAAAGCATAATTGATTCAATTGAGCCTCATGATCCTAGGCCA ATTTCCGAGGCCACCATCAAGTTCGAAAAAGAGCATCGCATCGTTATTCCGTTTCCCGACCCAAAACCAGCAAAGGATGCCCCGTACAAGGTCTCTTATGCACCTCCATCACAATGCAACGTCGTTGGAAGCTATGTTTCTCGAACAATGATCAAGACGCAGTCCGAATTTGGAATCGACATGGTCGTCCAGATGCCCGCCTCGTTATTCCAAGAGAAGGACTACACAAACATGCGATACTTCTACCGCCGGGCCTACTACATTTCGTACATTGCCGCTCGTGTGCGCAAAGAATTTGCCGACGATATGGACCTGAGCTTTGAGAACTTGAACGAGAACCCTCTGCTGCCGATTGTCGTCCTCCGACCTAAAGCTTCGAACGATGGAAGCGATGAGcgagaggccaagaagaaggccaagaagtcaTCTTACACCATCAAACTTATTCCTTGTGCTCCTGATGACCTATTCCCTTGGTCCAAGGTGACGCCCAAGTCGAACAACAACCGACTGGGCGAGGTGGACGAAAAGAAGGCTGCTCAACAAGCAACACCGTTTTACAACTCCACTCTAAATGCCGAGCGAACCTTTATTCCTTACCTACGACTACTTACCCATATCAAGAAGGAATGCCCTGCTTTCCCTGATGCTTGCATCCTTGGAAGAACGTGGCTTCAGCAGCGTGGCTTTGGCAGTGCCATCTCTCAGGGAGGCTTCGGCCATTTCGAATGGGCGGCCATGATTGCTTTGCTCTTGCAGACAGGCGGTAGAAACGGGCAAGCGGCTCTATCGACCTCGCTGAGTAGCACCGAGCTATTCAAGGCAGCGCTTCAGTTTTTATCTACAACCGATCTCAGCAAGAAGCCGTACACATTTGGTTCTTCTAGCGTTTCCGTGGATACTGTTCGAGAGGCTGGTCCTGTCATGTTTGACCCCGTCAGACAGCTCAACCTCTTGTTCAAGATGACTCCATGGTCGGCCAGCTTGCTGCAGACCTACGCAAGGTCAACTACTGATCTCCTCGCCGATGTCATGGCGGACAAATTCGATCCTACCTTTATCATCAAGGCCGATGTTCCGTTTCAAACATTTGATGTCATTTTCGAGATCCAGAGCTCCGATGTGGCAAAATTCTCTGAAACAGCTGACCGCAGGGGTGCCGTGACCAACTTCTGTCTCGAAGCATACAAACATCTCAAGCGGGCCTATGGCGACCGAGCACAACTTGTACAATTCCAGCTACCCCAGAGAGGACACTGGTCGCTGTCCAAGCCTCCAGCCAAAGAAGTCCTGCGTGTCCTTGTTGGGGTCATCTTTGATCCAGCCCACATGCCAAGACAGATGGAGTTTGGTCCACCCGCggaagagcaaaaggaaGCCGCAAAATTCCGACAGTTTTGGGGTGACAAGGCTGAATTGCGACGTTTCAAAGACGGTAGCATTCTGGAGTGTGTTGAGTGGTCCAGTAAGCTTCCGTTGCAGATCTGCGAGGAGATTACCCATTACACTCTCCAGCGGCATTTGAAGATTTCAAAAGATCAAGTGACAACTATCGGTGgtgccttttcttccatcatcagTCTTTCACATCTAGACAAGTCGGCCTTTGATTCAGCCAGACAAGCATTCCAAGACTTTGAAAGAGATATCCGCAACCTCGAAGAATTGCCACTGCACATCAGACAGCTCTCCCCTACGTCCTCATCCGCGCGCTATGCGTCCATCGAGCCGCCGCTGGTGGGTTACCATAAGGGATCCATCGAACTCATGGACGTGAACCTTTACTTTGAAGCATCAAGCAAGTGGCCCGAGAATCTCACGGCCATTCAAGAGGCAAAGGTTGAATTCCTTCTCGACATTGACAGGAGATTGAGAAAGGCGAATGAAAAGATCAGCACATACTTGGGCCGCGAGAACAAGGAACTCGGCATCGAGAACTTGGCTTTCCTCGATATCATATACGAGAACGGGGCAGCATATCGGCTGAGGATACACTGCGActtggaagagaagctccTCGAACGGCAAgtcaagaacaagacgctCGAACCTCGTGTtcgcgaagaagctgaggaggCCTTTGTGAAGCTCAACTGGCTGTACAACACTCTCCCGCTGCACACCCAGACCATTGCAACATTCTGCACTCGCTTCCCGCCCCTCTCGTCAACCATCCGACTAGTCAAGCATTGGTTCAACTGCCACAAGCTGACCGGCCACATCCGCGAAGAGCTCATCGAGCTCTTCGTCCTCCACGCCTTCCTCCAGCCCTACCCCTGGAAACAGCCATCATCCGTAGTCACTGGTCTGCTACGaacgctcttcttcctttcaaAATGGGACTGGCGCGACGAAGCCTTGATTGTTGACACAGGGGAGGATCTCTCCGAAGACGACCGCTCGTCTCTCCACCACGAGCTTCAAACATGGAGGAAACGAGACCCCAACATGAACGACAAGGTCATGTGTGTAGCCACCTCCCACGACCAATCCGGCCTCGCATACACCCGCAACGGACCTTCAAAGCTAGTCGCCTCCCGCATGACACATCTCGCAAAGGCAGCCTGCAAGCTGGTCCGCGAAAAGGGCATCCGCCTCGATCCGTCTCTCCTGTTCGAGACCGCCCTTCAGGACTACGACGTCCTATTCCATTTGTcctccaaggccatcaaatccatcGTCCGCGAAACGGCCGTCGAGTCCGGCGGAAGAAAACAGTCTCAGTTCAAGAACCTCGATGCCCTGACGGCATCCGTCCCGCTGCCCATTCGCGCTCACCCGACGGACGTCTTCATCGAGGAGCTTGAGCGTGTATATGAAGATACACTGCTGTTTTTCAAGGGCAGCGCAGATGATAGTGTAGTGGCCGCTCTTTGGAACCCTCGACTGCAGAAGCAAAAGTTCAGAGCAGGCCTGCCGTATAACTTCCACTCCATCAAGGGTGACGGCGACCAGGTCGAGTTGAATCGCAAGGCGGTTCTCCTGGAAATTGCGCGAGCGGGAGGAGAAATGATTAAGAAAATCGAGTTAGCAGACGAGGACGAGTAA
- a CDS encoding ubiquitin carboxyl-terminal hydrolase, family 1 domain-containing protein yields MSNSFRISSPKDTDDAPSERPLRRSSRRAASIAVKPPEASVETSSTNEALRPLTTTDIEEWEGWVELESEPAFFNTILQDLGVKDVKVQELFSIDQSWLDTLLKPIYGLIFLFQYTSDADESEGEDETGSLWFANQTTNNACATFALLNIVMNAPNIELGDKLREFKKETKDLNTVLRGHAVSNNKFMRSIHNSFTRRMDHLNADLCLEHAVSHTKIDGYVWELDGLRSKPHRIGPIASQETCWTNIARPQIEGRILQYEESQIAFNLLALCQRPAALHSRSIAQVAATIRFLKDQMKDNSEFADLINGQLPVLENPADLSEFNLLPSDIENATFPNAIKAEISRVASNIDEAYDLYQRLVVDLKVAIGEHRAEMISLSVDEQRVKDRKKDFGQALHRWVQKLAEKGVLEELIENS; encoded by the exons ATGTCTAATAGTTTTAGGATCAGTTCTCCAAAAGACACAGATGATGCACCTTCTGAAAGGCCTCTTCGCCGATCTTCCCGGCGGGCCGCATCCATCGCTGTCAAGCCTCCAGAAGCATCCGTAGAAACCTCATCTACCA ATGAAGCGCTACGACCTCTCACAACAACGGATATTGAGGAGTGGGAGGGCTGGGTTGAGCTTGAATCTGAACCT GCATTCTTTAATACCATTCTGCAAGACCTAGGGGTTAAAGACGTCAAGGTGCAAGAACTCTTCAGCATTGACCAAAGCTGGCTAGATACACTCCT GAAACCGATATATGGCTTGATATTTCTGTTCCAGTATACCTCCGACGCAGACGAAAGCGAAGGGGAAGATGAGACAGGTTCACTGTGGTTCGCCAACCAG ACGACAAATAATGCCTGTGCTACATTTGCTTTACTCAACATCGTCATGAACGCCCCAAACATTGAACTGGGCGACAAGCTTCGAGAATTCAAGAAGGAGACCAAGGATCTCAACACCGTTCTCCGAGGGCATGCAGTCAGTAACAACAAGTTTATGAGAAGCATCCATAATTCCTTTACCAGGCGCATGGACCATCTCAATGCCGACCTCTGCCTGGAACATGCCGTGTCACATACAAAGA TAGATGGGTACGTCTGGGAGCTGGATGGGCTCCGTAGCAAGCCCCATCGAATAG GCCCAATTGCATCCCAAGAGACTTGCTGGACAAATATTGCAAGGCCCCAGATTGAGGGTCGAATATTACAATATGAGGAGAGCCAAATAgccttcaatctcctcgCTCTCTGCCAACGCCCTGCTGCGCTACACTCTCGCTCCATCGCTCAAGTGGCCGCTACCATCCGCTTCTTGAAAGATCAAATGAAAGACAATTCTGAATTCGCAGATTTAATCAACGGCCAACTGCCGGTCTTGGAAAATCCAGCCGACTTGTCCGAGTTCAATCTCCTGCCCTCCGATATCGAGAACGCAACGTTTCCCAACGCGATAAAAGCAGAAATCTCACGTGTTGCGAGTAATATCGACGAAGCTTATGATCTATATCAGCGGCTTGTAGTCGACCTAAAGGTTGCTATTGGAGAGCACAGAGCCGAGATGATTTCTCTCAGCGTGGATGAGCAACGAGTCAAGGATCGTAAAAAGGATTTCGGTCAGGCTTTGCACAGATGGGTGCAGAAACTCGCAGAGAAGGGCGTACTCGAAGAACTTATCGAGAATTCCTGA